The Gemmatimonadota bacterium genome has a segment encoding these proteins:
- the mgtE gene encoding magnesium transporter: MSSTPESRLDELVLLVREGRIETFVQRAWELEPADLADVLASLDEDERLELVRVLPPELSSQALVELPAEAHAEEIMAALDTEQAAEIVDELEDDDAADLLGELEPEEQERILAGVEDRADVDRLLRYDEETAGGLMTTHLVTVTDLDTVALALEAVRRQAEDVDDVTEIFVVDTARRLVGSLSFKQLVITLQSRLVRDVMEDADIRVGAEVDQEEVARIMSRYDLVALPVVDPNGRLLGRVTYDDVSDVSEAEATEDLLRFGGVSPDEELSARWSSSVRSRLPWLYVNLLTAFLAAAVVLYFNDSIASIPSLAIWMPIVAGMGGNAGTQALAVSVRRLSLGQVPIDQSRAIITKEILVGIINGVAIGIVVAAVSVLLGSTWRMGLVVFLALSGNLFVAGFAGSFIPVVLERLGVDPAIASSIFVTTFTDVCGFGLLLGLATAILL; encoded by the coding sequence ATGAGCAGCACCCCCGAAAGCCGACTCGACGAACTGGTCTTGCTGGTCCGCGAAGGGCGAATCGAGACCTTCGTCCAGCGCGCCTGGGAACTCGAGCCGGCCGACCTCGCCGACGTGTTGGCCTCGCTGGATGAGGACGAGCGTCTGGAACTGGTGCGCGTGCTGCCGCCCGAGCTTTCCTCACAAGCACTGGTCGAACTGCCGGCCGAAGCGCACGCCGAGGAGATCATGGCGGCGCTCGATACCGAGCAAGCCGCCGAGATCGTCGACGAACTCGAAGATGACGACGCGGCAGACCTCCTCGGTGAACTCGAGCCCGAAGAGCAGGAGCGCATCCTTGCCGGCGTCGAGGATCGCGCTGACGTCGACCGACTCCTTCGCTACGATGAGGAGACGGCCGGCGGTCTGATGACGACCCACCTCGTCACTGTGACCGACCTCGATACGGTGGCGCTGGCGCTCGAGGCGGTGCGGCGGCAGGCCGAAGATGTTGATGATGTCACGGAGATCTTCGTCGTCGATACCGCGCGCCGCCTGGTGGGGTCGCTCTCCTTCAAGCAGCTGGTGATCACATTGCAATCGCGGTTGGTGCGCGATGTGATGGAGGATGCCGACATCCGCGTCGGGGCCGAAGTCGACCAGGAAGAGGTCGCCCGTATCATGTCGCGGTACGACCTGGTCGCGCTTCCGGTCGTGGACCCGAATGGCAGGCTGCTCGGCCGGGTCACCTACGACGACGTCAGCGACGTATCGGAAGCCGAGGCGACCGAGGACCTGCTGCGCTTCGGCGGCGTTTCCCCGGACGAAGAACTGTCGGCCCGATGGTCGAGTTCGGTGCGGAGTCGCTTGCCGTGGCTCTATGTCAACCTGCTGACGGCATTTCTCGCGGCGGCAGTGGTGCTGTACTTCAACGACTCGATCGCGAGCATCCCGTCCCTGGCGATCTGGATGCCGATCGTCGCCGGCATGGGGGGCAATGCCGGAACGCAGGCGCTGGCAGTGTCAGTACGTCGTCTCTCCCTGGGGCAGGTCCCCATCGACCAGAGCCGGGCGATCATCACCAAGGAAATTCTGGTGGGCATCATCAACGGCGTCGCCATCGGGATCGTGGTTGCCGCCGTGTCGGTGCTCCTCGGCTCGACCTGGCGGATGGGTCTGGTGGTCTTCCTGGCCTTGAGCGGCAACCTCTTTGTCGCCGGGTTCGCCGGGTCTTTCATCCCGGTAGTGCTTGAGCGACTCGGGGTCGATCCGGCCATTGCATCCTCGATCTTCGTGACCACGTTCACGGATGTCTGCGGCTTTGGCCTCCTGCTCGGACTTGCCACGGCGATTTTGCTCTAA